Below is a genomic region from Actinoallomurus bryophytorum.
CGCGAGATCGAGGAGGCCGGTTCCGACGCCCTCACCGCGATGCGACGGCTCGTGGGCATGTTGCGTACCGACGCTCCCGTTCCCGCGCCGTCCGCCACCGGGATCCGTGAGGCGGTGCTGGACGCCGCGTCCGGCTACGGCAGGATCTCGACCGAGTTCCCCGACGAGCTGGACCGGCTCACGCTCGCCCCCGAGGTGATCACGATGGTTCATCGCGTGGTGCTCGAGGCCCTGACCAATGTCCGCCGGCACGCGCCGGAGGCGACGGAGGCACGGGTGACCGCGCGCGTCCAGCACGACCCGGCCGCCGACGTCCTGGTCCTGGAGATCTCCAACGACGGCGTACGCGGCGAGCCGGGAGGCGGTACGGGCTATGGGCTGATCGGCATGACCGAGCGTGTCACCGCGCTCGGGGGTACACTCCGCGCCGGTGCGGAGTCCGGACGGCAGTGGCGGATCACCGTGCGTCTCCCGCTCGACGACGGCATCGCCACGGAGGTATCCCGATGAGCGTTCGCGTCCTCATCGCCGACGACCAGGCGATGGTGCGCACCGGCTTCCGGCTGATCCTCGAGGCCGAGCCGGACATCGAGGTGGCCGGCGAGGCCGCCGACGGCGAGGCCGCGGTGAGCCAGGCACGTGAGCTGCGCCCGGACGTGACGCTCATGGACATCCGGATGCCACGTATCGACGGCATCCAGGCCACACGCCTGCTGGCCGGGCCGGACGTCCCCGAGCCGATGCGCGTCGTGGTCGTGACGACCTACGACGAGGACGAGAACGTCTACTCGGCGCTGCGTGCGGGCGCGTGCGGGTTCCTGCTCAAGGACGCGGGACCGCGGCTCCTGGTGGAGGCCGTACGCGCCGCCGCCGACGGAGAGTCCCTGGTCTCCCCGTCGATCACCACGCGCCTGCTGGCGCGGTTCGCCCAGGCCGCCGCCACCGCCAAGGCGCCCGCCGAGCCCCTGACCGGCCGCGAGCGTGAGGTCGTACGCGCCGTCGCGCGCGGCCTGACCAACGCGGAGATCTGCGCCGAGCTGGTCATCTCGCTGTCCACGGTCAAGACGCATCTGAACGGCATCCAGCGCAAGCTCGGCGTGCGCAACCGTACCGAGATCGCGATCTGGGCCTGGGAGAGTCGCCTGGTGGGCTGAGCCCGGCGTCAGCGGCGTACGACGAGGGTGCGGGCCACCATGTCGCCGAAGCGCTGGTGGCGTGGGGTGAACGCGATCGCCAGCGCCCCCACCAGCCCGAACAGATAGCCGTCCACGACCATCATCAACCATCGGATCATGTAGGCCCGCAGGGCGGGCGTCTCGCCGTGCTCGGTGACGACGCGCAGCCCGACCCAGCGCATCCCCGGTGTCCCGCCGAGCCACCGGTGCGGAATCCACACCTCCATGGCCCAGCTGCCCGCGATGAGCAGGGCGAGGACCAGCCCTGCGATGCCGTATGCCGTCACGGTGCGGCCGGTGCCCCTGGGGACGAGCGCGACGACGATCAGCGAGAGCACCAGGAAGATCAGAAGCGCGACCACCAGAAGCAGGCGGTCGATGACGCAGTGGGCATACCTGCGGAGGATCACTCCCGTCGGCTGGGACACCTGCGTAATCATGCCAGGGGTTCCGGTATGCCCGCGGACGTACGGGTAGGTGCCCGGTCATGGGTAACGGATCACTCGCGCGCTGGACACACCGCCACCCGGACGGCGGGCTCGGCCTGCGGCTCGGGCTCGCCTGCCTGGCGGCGTTCATCGTCCTCGTGCC
It encodes:
- a CDS encoding response regulator, producing MSVRVLIADDQAMVRTGFRLILEAEPDIEVAGEAADGEAAVSQARELRPDVTLMDIRMPRIDGIQATRLLAGPDVPEPMRVVVVTTYDEDENVYSALRAGACGFLLKDAGPRLLVEAVRAAADGESLVSPSITTRLLARFAQAAATAKAPAEPLTGREREVVRAVARGLTNAEICAELVISLSTVKTHLNGIQRKLGVRNRTEIAIWAWESRLVG
- a CDS encoding RDD family protein, yielding MSQPTGVILRRYAHCVIDRLLLVVALLIFLVLSLIVVALVPRGTGRTVTAYGIAGLVLALLIAGSWAMEVWIPHRWLGGTPGMRWVGLRVVTEHGETPALRAYMIRWLMMVVDGYLFGLVGALAIAFTPRHQRFGDMVARTLVVRR